A window of the Parabacteroides merdae ATCC 43184 genome harbors these coding sequences:
- a CDS encoding efflux transporter outer membrane subunit, translated as MTMKKQIIYMVCATALLSSCHIYKAYDRPDTIETSGIYRDPVSATDTLTATDTANMGNLPWKEVFRDPKLQALIEEGLANNVDMQAAILRVEEAKLLLTSARLSFLPSLNLAPQGTITKMENTGYVKAYTLPAAASWEVDLFGKLLNASRGQKAAYLQSQYTQQAIRSQLIGGIANAYFTLLMLDRQVEITSKTVDIYKENVRAMEAMKVAGMTTEAAVVQMRAVYHQVSGSLIELKRQVREVENSLSVLLAKAPQPIDRSTLEDQVMPEELMAGVPLQLLENRPDVKVAEMTLASAYYTTNKARAAFYPGINITATAGWTNGSGVTVSNPGQFMFQALASLAQPIFNNGKLVANLKISKAEEQIAKMNYQQTILEAGKEVSDALHLYDATNRKLIQDKAQIEELEKAVTYTNALFQSGQSTYLEILSAQQSLLSAQLTEVSDNVQRMQAVINLYSAVGGGRE; from the coding sequence ATGACAATGAAGAAACAGATTATATATATGGTATGTGCAACCGCTCTTTTGAGCAGTTGCCATATCTATAAAGCATATGACCGTCCGGATACGATCGAAACTTCCGGTATCTACCGTGATCCGGTCTCTGCCACCGACACGTTGACAGCAACAGATACGGCCAATATGGGAAACCTGCCCTGGAAGGAAGTTTTTCGTGATCCTAAATTGCAGGCCTTGATCGAAGAGGGATTGGCAAACAATGTGGATATGCAAGCCGCTATCCTGAGGGTAGAGGAGGCCAAATTGTTGCTGACTTCCGCTCGCCTGTCTTTCCTCCCTTCTTTGAATCTGGCTCCGCAAGGAACCATAACCAAAATGGAAAATACGGGGTATGTGAAAGCCTATACCTTGCCGGCGGCAGCTAGCTGGGAAGTCGATTTGTTTGGTAAACTATTGAATGCGAGCCGCGGGCAGAAAGCCGCTTACTTGCAGAGCCAGTACACGCAGCAAGCGATACGCTCGCAGCTGATCGGCGGAATCGCCAATGCCTACTTCACTCTGTTGATGTTGGACCGCCAGGTGGAGATTACTTCCAAGACGGTAGATATCTACAAAGAAAATGTGCGGGCTATGGAGGCGATGAAGGTTGCCGGCATGACAACAGAAGCCGCAGTCGTCCAGATGCGTGCCGTGTACCATCAGGTATCCGGTTCGTTGATCGAACTGAAGCGTCAGGTGCGTGAAGTGGAGAACTCCTTATCTGTATTGCTAGCGAAAGCACCGCAGCCTATCGACCGCAGTACGCTTGAAGACCAGGTGATGCCAGAAGAGCTGATGGCTGGTGTTCCTTTGCAGTTGTTGGAAAACCGTCCGGATGTGAAGGTGGCCGAGATGACATTGGCTAGCGCTTATTATACGACTAATAAGGCCCGTGCCGCTTTTTATCCGGGAATCAATATTACGGCGACAGCCGGTTGGACGAATGGTTCGGGTGTTACGGTTTCCAATCCGGGACAGTTTATGTTTCAGGCGTTGGCTTCGTTGGCACAGCCTATCTTTAACAATGGTAAGCTGGTGGCCAACCTGAAAATCTCAAAAGCGGAAGAACAGATTGCCAAGATGAACTACCAGCAGACGATTCTGGAAGCGGGAAAGGAAGTGAGTGACGCTTTGCATCTTTATGATGCTACCAATAGAAAACTTATCCAGGACAAGGCTCAGATAGAAGAGTTGGAAAAGGCGGTAACCTATACTAATGCTTTGTTCCAATCCGGACAGTCCACTTATCTGGAAATTCTTTCTGCCCAGCAGAGTCTGCTCAGTGCGCAGTTGACGGAAGTCTCCGACAATGTCCAGCGTATGCAGGCTGTTATCAATTTATATAGTGCCGTCGGTGGCGGAAGAGAGTAA
- the lpxA gene encoding acyl-ACP--UDP-N-acetylglucosamine O-acyltransferase has product MISPLAYVDASAKLGANVTVHPFAYIDKNVEIGDDCEIMPHVSIMSGTRMGKRNRIFNGAVIAAEPQDFNYKGDDTIVEIGDDNVIRENVVINRATNSGGKTVIGNGNFLHEGVHVSHDTHIGNHSVFGYGSKISGNCMIEDYVIFGGNVLVSQGCRVGTWSMTQTGCRFRKDVPPYIVAALEPTTYYGVNSVILMHEGMSEKIVKHISHAYRIIYQGNTSIFDALLMIKDQVPMSDEIQHIIDFISASKLGIIK; this is encoded by the coding sequence ATGATTAGTCCGTTAGCTTATGTGGATGCAAGCGCGAAGTTAGGAGCGAACGTAACCGTCCATCCGTTTGCATACATCGATAAGAATGTAGAAATCGGTGATGACTGCGAGATCATGCCTCATGTCAGTATCATGAGTGGAACTCGTATGGGAAAGAGGAACCGCATCTTCAATGGTGCTGTCATTGCTGCCGAACCGCAGGATTTTAACTATAAGGGAGATGATACGATCGTCGAAATCGGAGATGACAATGTGATCCGTGAAAACGTAGTGATCAACCGTGCGACCAATTCTGGCGGGAAGACGGTTATCGGTAATGGCAATTTCCTGCATGAAGGCGTGCATGTTTCCCACGACACGCATATCGGCAATCACAGTGTGTTCGGATACGGGAGCAAGATTTCCGGCAACTGCATGATTGAAGATTATGTGATTTTCGGAGGTAACGTGCTGGTGAGCCAGGGATGTCGTGTCGGAACCTGGTCGATGACGCAGACCGGTTGCCGCTTCCGCAAGGATGTGCCTCCTTATATCGTGGCTGCATTGGAGCCGACGACCTATTACGGGGTAAACTCCGTAATCCTGATGCACGAAGGCATGAGCGAAAAGATCGTAAAACATATCAGTCATGCTTACCGTATCATCTATCAAGGTAACACCAGTATATTCGATGCCTTGCTGATGATTAAGGACCAGGTGCCGATGAGCGACGAAATCCAGCATATCATCGACTTCATCAGTGCTTCGAAATTGGGCATCATCAAATAA
- a CDS encoding class I SAM-dependent rRNA methyltransferase: MKECKVFLKPKKEESLLRFHPWVFSGAIQTIEGEPEEGDLVEVYGTNGRFLGIGHYQIGSIAVRILSFKPVTIDAAFWEERIRIAYTLRQTLELAGVENNNTYRLVHGEGDNLPGLVIDMYAHTAVMQAHSVGMHYARHQIAEALKAVLGDSLQNIYYKSEATLPYKANLGSEDGYLYGGEVEDIALENGLKFCVDWQKGQKTGFFVDQRENRSLLERYAKGRSVLNMFCYTGGFSFYAMRGGAKVVHSVDSSAKAISLTNRNVELNFPGDPRHEAYAEDAFKYLEKMGSNYDLIILDPPAFAKHKNVLRNALQGYRKLNAIAFEKIKPGGILFTFSCSQVVSKENFRLAVFSAAAQSGRSVRILHQLTQPADHPVNIYHPEGEYLKGLVLYVE, from the coding sequence ATGAAGGAGTGTAAAGTATTTCTCAAACCGAAAAAAGAGGAATCGTTGCTACGTTTCCACCCGTGGGTATTCTCCGGTGCTATCCAAACAATCGAAGGTGAACCGGAAGAAGGCGACTTGGTAGAAGTTTATGGTACGAACGGACGCTTTTTAGGTATCGGACATTATCAGATAGGCAGTATCGCCGTACGCATCTTATCTTTCAAGCCGGTCACGATAGATGCCGCTTTCTGGGAAGAACGCATCCGTATCGCTTACACACTGCGCCAGACACTGGAACTTGCCGGAGTGGAAAACAACAATACATATCGATTGGTACATGGAGAAGGAGATAATCTTCCGGGACTTGTCATCGACATGTATGCCCACACCGCCGTCATGCAGGCGCATTCTGTCGGTATGCACTATGCACGCCATCAGATTGCCGAAGCCCTGAAAGCCGTGTTGGGAGATTCTTTACAGAACATATATTACAAATCGGAAGCGACTTTGCCTTACAAGGCCAACTTAGGCAGCGAAGACGGCTACCTGTACGGTGGTGAAGTGGAGGACATCGCTCTTGAGAACGGCCTGAAATTCTGTGTCGACTGGCAAAAGGGGCAAAAGACAGGTTTCTTTGTCGATCAGCGCGAAAACCGGTCGTTGCTGGAACGCTATGCCAAAGGACGCTCCGTACTGAACATGTTCTGCTACACTGGCGGCTTCTCGTTCTACGCCATGCGGGGAGGAGCCAAGGTCGTTCACTCGGTCGACAGCTCTGCCAAAGCGATCTCGCTGACCAACAGGAACGTGGAATTGAACTTTCCAGGCGATCCGCGCCACGAAGCTTATGCGGAAGACGCTTTCAAATATCTCGAAAAGATGGGAAGCAACTACGATCTCATCATCCTGGATCCACCAGCTTTCGCCAAACATAAAAACGTATTGCGCAATGCCTTGCAAGGTTACCGCAAACTGAACGCCATCGCTTTCGAAAAGATCAAGCCAGGAGGTATCCTGTTCACCTTCTCCTGCTCGCAGGTGGTAAGCAAAGAAAACTTCCGTCTGGCCGTATTCAGTGCTGCCGCCCAGTCCGGGCGCAGTGTCCGCATCCTGCACCAACTGACACAACCCGCCGACCATCCGGTCAACATTTACCATCCGGAAGGGGAATATCTGAAAGGGCTGGTACTTTATGTAGAGTGA
- a CDS encoding DUF5063 domain-containing protein — protein sequence MEKENNPIYERNTLEFVTVALEFCTFVENAGNTGLFDFLDKAVKILPLLYLKATLLPEAEEDEDAEPELTVTEDMYESVRNRIAGLLGEKDSYLETFHPDMQYSDTPIAAFISENLADVYQDTGNFISLFRQGNEEVMLEAIVLCRKNFCEFWGQQLLNALKALHAVRYSDEELLETDKEE from the coding sequence ATGGAAAAAGAGAACAACCCGATATACGAACGCAATACGCTGGAATTCGTAACAGTTGCACTGGAATTTTGTACGTTTGTCGAGAACGCCGGCAATACCGGTCTTTTCGACTTTCTGGATAAGGCAGTCAAGATCTTGCCCTTGCTGTATCTGAAAGCCACCCTTCTACCCGAAGCGGAAGAAGACGAAGATGCAGAACCGGAATTGACCGTCACGGAAGACATGTACGAATCGGTCCGCAACCGGATCGCCGGACTGCTCGGAGAAAAAGACTCCTATCTCGAAACGTTCCATCCGGATATGCAATACAGCGACACGCCGATCGCCGCCTTTATCTCGGAGAATCTGGCCGATGTTTACCAAGACACGGGTAATTTCATCTCTCTGTTCCGTCAAGGCAATGAAGAAGTTATGCTCGAGGCAATCGTATTGTGTCGTAAAAACTTCTGCGAATTCTGGGGACAACAATTATTAAACGCATTAAAAGCACTCCACGCCGTGCGATACAGCGATGAAGAACTTTTAGAAACCGACAAAGAAGAATGA
- a CDS encoding 3'-5' exonuclease encodes MTQQYTHSITKEAISELPLEEFTGRIIVIDTLRDVEKAVGYLSEFQSVGFDTETRPSFKKGQRYKISLMQISTDEACFLFRLNRIGIPEALEEFLANEKVLKIGLSLRDDFGAMRKRTDIQPANFLDLQNYVGQFGIEDASLQKIYAILFNKKISKGQRLSNWEADVLSDAQKKYAALDAWACLKIYNQLKQI; translated from the coding sequence ATGACACAACAATACACACATTCGATAACAAAAGAGGCAATATCCGAGCTTCCCTTAGAAGAATTTACCGGAAGGATCATTGTGATCGACACATTGAGGGATGTTGAGAAAGCAGTCGGCTACCTCTCCGAATTCCAGTCCGTCGGGTTCGACACGGAAACCCGTCCGAGCTTCAAGAAAGGACAACGTTACAAAATATCGCTTATGCAAATATCGACCGACGAAGCCTGTTTTCTGTTCCGCCTGAACCGGATCGGTATTCCGGAAGCATTGGAAGAATTTCTGGCGAATGAAAAGGTGCTGAAGATAGGCCTTTCACTGCGCGACGATTTCGGGGCGATGCGGAAACGCACGGACATACAACCCGCCAACTTCCTGGACTTGCAGAATTATGTCGGGCAGTTCGGCATCGAAGACGCCAGCCTGCAAAAGATATACGCCATCCTCTTCAACAAGAAGATCTCGAAAGGACAGCGTCTGAGCAACTGGGAAGCCGACGTCCTCAGCGACGCACAGAAAAAATATGCAGCCCTTGACGCATGGGCCTGCCTGAAAATATACAATCAATTGAAACAGATATAA
- a CDS encoding FtsK/SpoIIIE family DNA translocase, translated as MAKKTTAKQNTNNGESKFKGIRNFFTSERTRFITGLVISIVTIYVGLALISFFFTGGADQSKIENIPLSDLVINRGSVENWTGVRGAFLADLLMNRWFGISSFLILFFLGSVGAKLMNLSRVSLLKRFLFSAAMLIWGSLFFAFIFIRGYEDTFIYLGGQHGYYLSEVMMNNIGIPGTVLLLVGLFLIVAIFTSKRTIPFLQNVFSFGWLKNRLKRDKSETTEVPEEEEDVEGEAEVYAPVEKTVAAPQPVAYRETVEENIGPDEYVFDTETEMRKAEVETEVPQKDDFEFEVARGDDPVVEAGNGNNTIFEVEVPEEEEEFDQSQLGKYDPRLDLSRYMFPTLDLLKFYDSGNVEVNREELEENQQMIKRTLEDFGINIASIKATVGPTVTLYEIIPEAGVRISKIKNLEDDIALSLSALQIRIIAPMPGKGTIGIEVPNNKPQTVSMQSVVASRKFQECTYDLPVAIGRTIVNEVFMFDLCKTPHLLVAGATGQGKSVGLNAIITSLLYKKHPAELKFVMVDPKQVEFSIYSKIERHYLAKLPNADKPIVTEPGDAVATLNSLVIEMENRYKLLVEASARNIKEYNEKFISRRLNPEKGHRFLPYIVAIVDEFADLIATSGKEIELPISRIAAKARAVGIHMILATQRPDTKVITGTIKSNFPSRIAFKVMSQIDSRTILDTPGANRLIGKGDMLVLITGSSEPTRVQCAFVDTPEVEDIVNYVGAQVAYPTAYLLPEYIGEGGESSSAGTVDLSDRDPLFDEAARLIVIQQQGSTSLIQRKFAIGYNRAGRLMDQLEAAGIVGPFEGSKARQVLIQDEYSLEQLLNSLK; from the coding sequence ATGGCTAAAAAGACGACTGCAAAACAAAATACGAATAACGGGGAAAGTAAATTTAAAGGGATTCGGAACTTTTTTACCAGCGAGCGGACCCGTTTTATTACCGGATTGGTTATTTCCATTGTTACCATATATGTAGGTCTGGCATTGATTTCGTTTTTCTTTACGGGAGGGGCGGATCAGAGCAAGATCGAGAATATCCCGTTGTCGGACCTGGTGATCAATCGTGGATCAGTAGAGAACTGGACGGGGGTGCGCGGGGCTTTTCTTGCCGATTTGCTGATGAACCGGTGGTTTGGGATTTCTTCTTTCCTGATCCTGTTTTTCCTCGGTTCAGTCGGAGCGAAGCTAATGAACCTGAGCCGGGTATCGTTGTTGAAACGTTTCCTGTTTAGTGCGGCCATGCTGATATGGGGATCGTTGTTCTTTGCTTTTATCTTTATCCGCGGATATGAAGATACGTTTATTTATTTGGGGGGACAGCACGGATATTATTTGTCGGAGGTGATGATGAATAATATCGGGATACCGGGAACGGTCCTGCTGCTGGTCGGCTTGTTCCTGATTGTTGCGATCTTCACCAGTAAACGGACGATCCCGTTCCTGCAAAATGTCTTCTCTTTCGGATGGCTAAAGAACCGTTTGAAACGGGATAAGAGTGAAACGACGGAAGTGCCGGAAGAGGAAGAAGATGTGGAAGGGGAAGCAGAGGTTTATGCCCCTGTTGAAAAAACAGTGGCTGCACCTCAGCCTGTTGCATATCGTGAGACAGTAGAAGAAAACATCGGGCCGGACGAGTATGTTTTCGATACGGAAACCGAGATGCGGAAAGCCGAAGTGGAAACGGAAGTCCCGCAAAAGGATGATTTTGAATTTGAAGTAGCCCGTGGGGATGATCCGGTTGTCGAGGCCGGCAATGGCAATAACACGATTTTCGAAGTGGAAGTGCCCGAAGAAGAGGAGGAATTCGATCAGTCTCAATTGGGTAAATATGATCCACGCCTGGACTTGTCCCGTTATATGTTCCCGACGCTCGACCTGTTGAAATTTTATGATTCGGGCAATGTCGAGGTAAACCGCGAAGAATTGGAAGAGAACCAGCAGATGATCAAGCGGACGTTGGAGGACTTCGGTATCAATATCGCTTCTATCAAGGCGACAGTCGGACCGACGGTTACGCTCTATGAGATCATCCCGGAAGCAGGTGTGCGTATTTCCAAGATTAAGAATCTGGAAGATGACATTGCTTTGAGCCTTTCAGCCTTGCAGATCCGTATTATCGCACCGATGCCGGGTAAAGGAACGATCGGAATCGAGGTTCCGAACAATAAGCCGCAGACTGTTTCGATGCAGTCGGTGGTCGCTTCGCGTAAATTCCAGGAATGTACGTATGATTTGCCGGTGGCGATCGGAAGGACGATTGTCAACGAAGTGTTTATGTTCGACTTGTGCAAGACTCCCCACCTGTTGGTGGCTGGTGCGACCGGACAAGGTAAATCGGTCGGCTTGAATGCGATTATCACCTCTTTGCTGTATAAGAAGCATCCGGCCGAATTGAAGTTCGTGATGGTCGATCCCAAGCAGGTGGAATTTAGCATTTATTCGAAGATCGAACGCCATTATCTGGCGAAATTGCCGAATGCCGACAAACCGATCGTGACGGAGCCGGGGGATGCGGTGGCGACTTTGAACTCTTTGGTGATCGAGATGGAAAATCGTTATAAATTATTGGTGGAGGCTTCGGCGCGTAATATAAAGGAATATAATGAAAAATTCATTTCCCGCCGTCTGAATCCGGAGAAAGGACATCGGTTTCTGCCTTATATCGTTGCAATCGTTGATGAGTTTGCCGACTTGATTGCGACTTCTGGCAAAGAGATCGAGTTGCCGATCTCGCGTATTGCGGCTAAGGCTCGTGCGGTTGGTATCCATATGATCCTGGCAACCCAGCGCCCGGATACGAAAGTGATTACAGGGACGATCAAGAGTAACTTCCCGAGCCGTATTGCGTTTAAGGTGATGTCTCAGATTGACTCCCGTACGATTTTGGATACCCCGGGGGCTAACCGTTTGATCGGTAAGGGAGATATGCTGGTTCTGATTACCGGAAGCAGCGAGCCGACGCGTGTTCAGTGTGCGTTTGTCGATACGCCGGAAGTGGAAGATATCGTGAATTATGTCGGTGCGCAGGTGGCTTATCCGACTGCTTATTTGTTGCCTGAATATATAGGTGAAGGCGGTGAATCTTCTTCGGCCGGGACGGTGGATCTGTCGGATCGAGACCCGTTGTTCGATGAAGCAGCCCGTCTGATTGTGATCCAGCAGCAGGGTTCGACTTCGCTTATCCAGCGAAAGTTTGCAATCGGTTACAACCGTGCAGGTCGCTTGATGGATCAATTGGAAGCGGCGGGTATTGTCGGTCCTTTCGAGGGTAGTAAAGCCCGTCAGGTCTTGATTCAGGACGAATACAGCCTGGAGCAGTTGTTGAATTCGTTGAAATGA
- the mdh gene encoding malate dehydrogenase, with product MSKVTVVGAGNVGATCANVLAFNEVADEVVMLDVKEGVSEGKAMDMMQTAQLLGFDTTVTGCTNDYEKTANSDVVVITSGIPRKPGMTREELIGVNAGIVKSVAQNILKYSPNAILVVISNPMDTMTYLSLKSLGLPKNRIIGMGGALDSSRFKYFLSQALGCNANEVEGMVIGGHGDTTMIPLARLATYKGIPVSKLLSAEKLQEVVASTMVGGATLTKLLGTSAWYAPGAAGAYVVESIIHNQKKMVPCSVYLEGEYGESDLCIGVPVILGKNGIEKIVELELTAEEKELFAKSAAAVHKTNEALKEVGAL from the coding sequence ATGTCTAAAGTAACAGTTGTTGGCGCCGGTAATGTAGGTGCTACTTGCGCAAATGTTCTTGCCTTCAATGAAGTGGCAGACGAAGTTGTAATGCTTGACGTTAAGGAAGGGGTTTCCGAAGGTAAAGCAATGGATATGATGCAGACTGCTCAACTGCTGGGTTTCGATACTACAGTTACAGGTTGCACAAATGACTACGAAAAAACAGCTAACTCTGACGTTGTTGTCATCACTTCAGGTATTCCTCGTAAACCAGGTATGACTCGCGAAGAACTGATCGGTGTTAACGCTGGTATCGTTAAGAGTGTTGCTCAGAACATCCTGAAATATTCTCCGAACGCAATCCTGGTAGTGATCTCCAACCCGATGGATACAATGACTTACCTGTCATTGAAGTCTCTGGGTCTGCCGAAAAACCGTATCATCGGTATGGGAGGTGCTCTGGATAGCTCCCGTTTCAAATATTTCTTGTCTCAGGCTTTAGGTTGCAATGCTAACGAAGTCGAAGGTATGGTAATCGGCGGTCACGGTGACACGACTATGATCCCGTTGGCTCGTCTGGCTACTTACAAAGGTATTCCCGTAAGTAAGTTGTTGAGCGCTGAAAAACTGCAGGAAGTTGTCGCTTCCACTATGGTCGGCGGTGCTACACTGACTAAGCTGTTAGGTACTTCCGCATGGTATGCACCGGGTGCAGCAGGAGCTTATGTTGTCGAGTCTATCATCCACAACCAGAAGAAGATGGTTCCTTGTTCCGTTTACCTGGAAGGTGAATACGGAGAATCCGATCTTTGCATCGGCGTTCCTGTTATCCTGGGTAAGAACGGTATCGAAAAGATCGTTGAACTGGAATTGACAGCTGAAGAAAAAGAACTCTTCGCCAAGAGTGCAGCAGCCGTTCACAAAACAAACGAAGCGTTGAAAGAAGTCGGCGCTCTTTAA
- a CDS encoding 3-keto-disaccharide hydrolase, whose amino-acid sequence MKNLFKSFVVLLAVMAAVPSFAQKANNTLTEKEKKQGWTLLFNGKDFTGWRQCNSTGMASNWVIEDEAMKVFTAPGKKPGHGAGGDILYKEKKFKNFELSVDWKTSKMGNSGIFYYVREVPGKPIYYAAPEVQVLDNVDATDNKLANHLAGSLYDMLPADPKTVKPAGEWNTIVIKVKDGKVTHTQNGKKVVQYTLWSKEWDDMVANSKFKDFQGFQEGISHEGYIGLQDHGYPIWFRNIKIRELK is encoded by the coding sequence ATGAAAAACTTATTTAAATCGTTTGTGGTTCTTTTAGCAGTTATGGCTGCTGTCCCTTCTTTTGCGCAAAAAGCGAATAACACGTTGACTGAAAAAGAAAAGAAACAAGGTTGGACTTTGCTGTTCAACGGGAAAGATTTTACCGGTTGGAGACAATGTAACAGTACCGGTATGGCATCGAACTGGGTAATCGAAGACGAGGCGATGAAAGTCTTTACCGCTCCGGGCAAAAAACCTGGACACGGTGCAGGTGGCGATATCCTGTATAAGGAAAAGAAGTTCAAGAACTTTGAGCTGTCTGTAGATTGGAAAACCAGTAAAATGGGAAATTCAGGTATCTTCTATTATGTACGCGAAGTTCCGGGCAAACCGATCTATTATGCAGCTCCCGAAGTGCAGGTTCTGGATAATGTGGATGCAACCGACAACAAGCTGGCAAACCACCTTGCCGGTTCTTTGTATGATATGCTCCCTGCCGATCCGAAAACGGTAAAACCTGCCGGCGAATGGAACACGATTGTGATCAAGGTGAAGGATGGCAAAGTGACGCATACCCAGAATGGAAAGAAGGTCGTTCAGTATACTTTGTGGAGCAAAGAATGGGATGATATGGTTGCCAATAGCAAATTCAAAGATTTCCAAGGCTTCCAGGAAGGCATTTCCCATGAAGGGTATATCGGCTTGCAGGATCATGGTTATCCGATCTGGTTCCGCAATATCAAGATTCGGGAATTGAAGTAA